The proteins below are encoded in one region of Oncorhynchus nerka isolate Pitt River linkage group LG15, Oner_Uvic_2.0, whole genome shotgun sequence:
- the LOC135560051 gene encoding uncharacterized protein LOC135560051 isoform X1, which yields MRNLMSVNISLLCAVSCVTSAVITKRGTEGGNDTIQCHYDRGFMTHQKYLSKGIWAYRVDVIKTQTHQHPAVTHKGRFSLYDDTERRVFTVTITNLVLEDSGTYWCGINTWWWYHKTEVRITVDRAPVPPNPGSITSRPLLSTTHPSTHITMANDSSNSKAERTNGTVGATSPTDMARTQGVVMFSGVVLGVLGDVMFSGVALGVLGDVMFSGVGLGVLGDVMFSGVGLGVLGDVMFSGVGLGVLGDVMFSGVVLGILGVVMFSGVVLGVVLLLLGLLLFMFFRQRRDRDRRPTASKHSASLLVPDSMTTNLDPDTGTITNPIYATTTNQNPDTACDITTIYTNATNPRRDDIHFNFGPSTEVSDNVTYATVNFPRDPA from the exons ATGAGGAATCTGATGTCTGTCAACATCAGCCTCCTCTGTG CTGTGAGCTGTGTGACGTCAGCAGTGATCAcaaagagagggacagaaggaggaaATGACACCATTCAGTGTCATTATGACCGGGGGTTTATGACACACCAGAAGTACCTCTCTAAAGGGATCTGGGCCTACCGGGTTGATGTGATCAAAACCCAAACCCATCAGCACCCAGCGGTGACTCATAAAGGGAGATTCTCTCTGTATGACgacacagagagaagagtctTCACTGTGACCATCACTAACCTGGTCCTAGAGGATTCAGGGACCTACTGGTGTGGAATAAACACATGGTGGTGGTATCACAAGACTGAAGTCAGGATCACTGTGGACAGAG cTCCTGTTCCTCCCAACCCTGGCTCCATCACctccagacctctcctctccacgacacacccatcaacacacaTCACCATGGCAAATGACTCCTCAAACTCCAAAGCAG AAAGGACCAATGGAACAGTAGGTGCAACATCTCCCACAGACATGGCTAGAACACAAG GTGTTGTGATGTTCTCTGGTGTTGTTCTGGGTGTTCTAGGTGATGTGATGTTCTCTGGTGTTGCTCTGGGTGTTCTAGGTGATGTGATGTTCTCTGGTGTTGGTCTGGGTGTTCTAGGTGATGTGATGTTCTCTGGTGTTGGTCTGGGTGTTCTAGGTGATGTGATGTTCTCTGGTGTTGGTCTGGGTGTTCTAGGTGATGTGATGTTCTCTGGTGTTGTTCTGGGTATTCTAGGTGTTGTGATGTTCTCTGGTGTTGTTCTGGGTGTTGTTCTACTACTGCTGGGTCTGCTGCTGTTCATGTTcttcagacagaggagagacagagacaggagaccaacag CATCCAAACACTCTGCCAGCCTGTTGGTGCCTGACTCCATGACAACCAACCTAGAtccagacacaggaaccatcactAACCCCATCTACGCCACTACAACCAATCAGAACCCAGATACAGCCTGTGACATCACCACCATCTATACCAACGCAACCAATCCTCGTCGAGATGACATCCACTTCAACTTTGGTCCGTCCACAGAGGTTTCAGACAATGTGACCTACGCTACTGTCAACTTCCCCAGAGATCCAGCCTGA
- the LOC135560051 gene encoding CMRF35-like molecule 5 isoform X4 — protein sequence MRNLMSVNISLLCAVSCVTSAVITKRGTEGGNDTIQCHYDRGFMTHQKYLSKGIWAYRVDVIKTQTHQHPAVTHKGRFSLYDDTERRVFTVTITNLVLEDSGTYWCGINTWWWYHKTEVRITVDRAPVPPNPGSITSRPLLSTTHPSTHITMANDSSNSKAGVVMFSGVVLGVVLLLLGLLLFMFFRQRRDRDRRPTASKHSASLLVPDSMTTNLDPDTGTITNPIYATTTNQNPDTACDITTIYTNATNPRRDDIHFNFGPSTEVSDNVTYATVNFPRDPA from the exons ATGAGGAATCTGATGTCTGTCAACATCAGCCTCCTCTGTG CTGTGAGCTGTGTGACGTCAGCAGTGATCAcaaagagagggacagaaggaggaaATGACACCATTCAGTGTCATTATGACCGGGGGTTTATGACACACCAGAAGTACCTCTCTAAAGGGATCTGGGCCTACCGGGTTGATGTGATCAAAACCCAAACCCATCAGCACCCAGCGGTGACTCATAAAGGGAGATTCTCTCTGTATGACgacacagagagaagagtctTCACTGTGACCATCACTAACCTGGTCCTAGAGGATTCAGGGACCTACTGGTGTGGAATAAACACATGGTGGTGGTATCACAAGACTGAAGTCAGGATCACTGTGGACAGAG cTCCTGTTCCTCCCAACCCTGGCTCCATCACctccagacctctcctctccacgacacacccatcaacacacaTCACCATGGCAAATGACTCCTCAAACTCCAAAGCAG GTGTTGTGATGTTCTCTGGTGTTGTTCTGGGTGTTGTTCTACTACTGCTGGGTCTGCTGCTGTTCATGTTcttcagacagaggagagacagagacaggagaccaacag CATCCAAACACTCTGCCAGCCTGTTGGTGCCTGACTCCATGACAACCAACCTAGAtccagacacaggaaccatcactAACCCCATCTACGCCACTACAACCAATCAGAACCCAGATACAGCCTGTGACATCACCACCATCTATACCAACGCAACCAATCCTCGTCGAGATGACATCCACTTCAACTTTGGTCCGTCCACAGAGGTTTCAGACAATGTGACCTACGCTACTGTCAACTTCCCCAGAGATCCAGCCTGA
- the LOC135560051 gene encoding CMRF35-like molecule 5 isoform X3, whose translation MRNLMSVNISLLCAVSCVTSAVITKRGTEGGNDTIQCHYDRGFMTHQKYLSKGIWAYRVDVIKTQTHQHPAVTHKGRFSLYDDTERRVFTVTITNLVLEDSGTYWCGINTWWWYHKTEVRITVDRAPVPPNPGSITSRPLLSTTHPSTHITMANDSSNSKAERTNGTVGATSPTDMARTQGVVMFSGVVLGVVLLLLGLLLFMFFRQRRDRDRRPTASKHSASLLVPDSMTTNLDPDTGTITNPIYATTTNQNPDTACDITTIYTNATNPRRDDIHFNFGPSTEVSDNVTYATVNFPRDPA comes from the exons ATGAGGAATCTGATGTCTGTCAACATCAGCCTCCTCTGTG CTGTGAGCTGTGTGACGTCAGCAGTGATCAcaaagagagggacagaaggaggaaATGACACCATTCAGTGTCATTATGACCGGGGGTTTATGACACACCAGAAGTACCTCTCTAAAGGGATCTGGGCCTACCGGGTTGATGTGATCAAAACCCAAACCCATCAGCACCCAGCGGTGACTCATAAAGGGAGATTCTCTCTGTATGACgacacagagagaagagtctTCACTGTGACCATCACTAACCTGGTCCTAGAGGATTCAGGGACCTACTGGTGTGGAATAAACACATGGTGGTGGTATCACAAGACTGAAGTCAGGATCACTGTGGACAGAG cTCCTGTTCCTCCCAACCCTGGCTCCATCACctccagacctctcctctccacgacacacccatcaacacacaTCACCATGGCAAATGACTCCTCAAACTCCAAAGCAG AAAGGACCAATGGAACAGTAGGTGCAACATCTCCCACAGACATGGCTAGAACACAAG GTGTTGTGATGTTCTCTGGTGTTGTTCTGGGTGTTGTTCTACTACTGCTGGGTCTGCTGCTGTTCATGTTcttcagacagaggagagacagagacaggagaccaacag CATCCAAACACTCTGCCAGCCTGTTGGTGCCTGACTCCATGACAACCAACCTAGAtccagacacaggaaccatcactAACCCCATCTACGCCACTACAACCAATCAGAACCCAGATACAGCCTGTGACATCACCACCATCTATACCAACGCAACCAATCCTCGTCGAGATGACATCCACTTCAACTTTGGTCCGTCCACAGAGGTTTCAGACAATGTGACCTACGCTACTGTCAACTTCCCCAGAGATCCAGCCTGA
- the LOC135560051 gene encoding uncharacterized protein LOC135560051 isoform X2, producing MRNLMSVNISLLCAVSCVTSAVITKRGTEGGNDTIQCHYDRGFMTHQKYLSKGIWAYRVDVIKTQTHQHPAVTHKGRFSLYDDTERRVFTVTITNLVLEDSGTYWCGINTWWWYHKTEVRITVDRAPVPPNPGSITSRPLLSTTHPSTHITMANDSSNSKAERTNGTVGATSPTDMARTQGNNSITTTDMTRTQGNNSITTDMTGTQGNNSITTTDMTRTQGNNSITTTDMTRTQGNNSITTDMTRTQGNNSITTTDMTGTQGNNSITTTDMTRTQGNNSITTTDMTRTQGNNSITTDMTRTQGNIMNPRHHMTLRDKLQLPSILSS from the exons ATGAGGAATCTGATGTCTGTCAACATCAGCCTCCTCTGTG CTGTGAGCTGTGTGACGTCAGCAGTGATCAcaaagagagggacagaaggaggaaATGACACCATTCAGTGTCATTATGACCGGGGGTTTATGACACACCAGAAGTACCTCTCTAAAGGGATCTGGGCCTACCGGGTTGATGTGATCAAAACCCAAACCCATCAGCACCCAGCGGTGACTCATAAAGGGAGATTCTCTCTGTATGACgacacagagagaagagtctTCACTGTGACCATCACTAACCTGGTCCTAGAGGATTCAGGGACCTACTGGTGTGGAATAAACACATGGTGGTGGTATCACAAGACTGAAGTCAGGATCACTGTGGACAGAG cTCCTGTTCCTCCCAACCCTGGCTCCATCACctccagacctctcctctccacgacacacccatcaacacacaTCACCATGGCAAATGACTCCTCAAACTCCAAAGCAG AAAGGACCAATGGAACAGTAGGTGCAACATCTCCCACAGACATGGCTAGAACACAAGGTAACAACAgcatcaccaccacagacatgACTAGAACACAAGGTAACAACAGCATCACCACAGACATGACTGGAACACAAGGTAACAACAgcatcaccaccacagacatgactagaacacaaggtaacaacagcatcaccaccacagacatgactagaacacaaggtaacaacagcatcaccacagacatgactagaacacaaggtaacaacagcatcaccaccacagacatgactggaacacaaggtaacaacagcatcaccaccacagacatgactagaacacaaggtaacaacagcatcaccaccacagacatgACTAGAACACAAGGTAACAACAGCATCACCACAGACATGACTAGAACACAAGGTAACATAATGAACCCTCGGCACCACATGACCCTGAGAGATAAACTACAACTACCAAGCATCCTGTCCTCATAA